A region of the Jatrophihabitans sp. genome:
ATGCCTGCGAGCATCTCAGCCTCGTCGTCGTTGAACCGAACGCCGTACTCGTCCTCGACCCGCACCGCCAGCTCTGCCAGGGCAAGTGACTGCAGGTCAGCGCCGGCCGGGCCCAGCACCGTGTCATCGTCGATGTCGTCGGTGCTGTAATTCATCTCCTTCAGCGACTGCAGGAGAAACTGGCGGATGCTCTCTTTCATGACCGGCGGTTCCTTTCGGTGGATCGTCCGGGTCGGGCGCCAGGCAGCGCGGGTGGGCCGGATGGTCGCGGGTAGCGGTGACGCTGGCAACCGCCAGCATATCGACCGGACGCTGTCTGTCAGGTGACTGCGCGAATACCCGCCCGCGGTCTCACTGCCCCGGTCCCTGGGCGGCCGGCGCCGGCTGCGCCGGGTCCGAGGCGGCTGCCTGCTGGCACAGGTACTCCGCGCAACCGGGCAGGCCGCGCGCTGTGATGACCTCGTTGAAGGTGAGGAAGTTCAGAGCGCCGCCCAGCGACGGCAGCAGTTTGGTGATCGGCGTGCCGTGCTTCTGCGCGAGGTAGCGGTGCACAGCGCGCGCCTGGACCATGCTGGCGGCCAGGTCCGAGCCATGCGGGTAGTGGATCGAACTGGCCGAGCGGTTGAGGGTGAACCGCACGCCGTCGCAGTGCAGCCGGTACCCGAGGTCGATGTCCTCCCCGCCCCAGCTGCGGATCTGCTCGTCGAACCCTCCGACCGACCTCAGCCGGTCCGTCGGCGCTGAGACGTTGCAGGTCCAGTAGACGATCCAGGGCGCGGGCAACCGGACCAGGTCATCGCCGTGCCTGGCGTAGAAGGGCTCGCGGACGTCGAGCCATCGCCCGGTGCGGCGCATCAGCTCGATGCTGGCGTCAGGATCGGAGAAGTCCAGGGTTCGGACCATCTCCTGC
Encoded here:
- a CDS encoding acyl carrier protein, coding for MKESIRQFLLQSLKEMNYSTDDIDDDTVLGPAGADLQSLALAELAVRVEDEYGVRFNDDEAEMLAGMTVGEFSELVADRAQASSAS
- a CDS encoding glycosyltransferase yields the protein LGRDAFEVLVVDDGSSDGTAELARGYRDRLDVRYFFQPDEGWRVAQARNVGIAHAVGEVCVFVDSGVVLGSGCLRAHLDSHRQADGPVAVLGYVYGWGREGSEAQEMVRTLDFSDPDASIELMRRTGRWLDVREPFYARHGDDLVRLPAPWIVYWTCNVSAPTDRLRSVGGFDEQIRSWGGEDIDLGYRLHCDGVRFTLNRSASSIHYPHGSDLAASMVQARAVHRYLAQKHGTPITKLLPSLGGALNFLTFNEVITARGLPGCAEYLCQQAAASDPAQPAPAAQGPGQ